In the Campylobacter sp. RM6914 genome, one interval contains:
- a CDS encoding rhodanese-like domain-containing protein — MQLKFISAIALTTALMFSGCATSNTSATAAQAIATKPSDSVKSLIEKGKLEVVDFSYVRSKLGSGMRGNSEALFIDARPDRHYNAGTIPSSIQIHDTDFKDHVKRIDGTPKDKEIIVFCQGWDCAKSPKVAIMLKELGYKNVKLYQAGYPEWSKKDYIEVGTPTVKNAFDANSAFMIDARPYAKFLAESIPGAISITDTELDKLSGRFPSAKDTQIITFCQGYDCKKSHIVAQKLVSLGYTKVANYSAGVPAWKEAGLKTTKGGSEAAASGAVAKLSTPFMGPIKKGLDIGSVDGEWFLANYKKLPAGVTIVDVRRSDERATGFVPGSLHISIEENDEKTFLSKLPDTYVIFHCAAGGRALEAQSKAKKGGFTKGVYIDAAVKCKGSECTFTPNEPLDPSDW, encoded by the coding sequence ATGCAATTGAAATTTATTAGCGCTATTGCGCTTACAACGGCTTTGATGTTTAGCGGTTGTGCTACGTCAAATACTTCTGCTACAGCGGCACAAGCTATAGCTACAAAACCGTCCGACTCGGTTAAGTCGTTAATCGAAAAAGGCAAGCTTGAGGTTGTAGACTTTTCTTATGTAAGAAGCAAGCTTGGAAGCGGTATGAGGGGTAATTCGGAAGCGTTATTTATAGACGCAAGACCTGATAGACATTATAATGCAGGAACTATCCCGTCAAGTATCCAAATTCATGATACGGACTTTAAAGATCATGTAAAAAGGATAGACGGCACGCCAAAAGACAAAGAGATTATCGTTTTTTGTCAAGGTTGGGACTGTGCAAAAAGTCCAAAAGTGGCCATCATGCTTAAAGAGCTAGGTTATAAAAACGTAAAATTATACCAAGCAGGCTATCCTGAATGGTCTAAAAAAGACTATATCGAAGTTGGTACCCCAACTGTTAAAAATGCATTTGACGCCAACTCGGCATTTATGATAGATGCTAGACCTTATGCTAAATTTCTAGCAGAAAGCATCCCTGGAGCGATATCTATAACAGATACCGAGCTTGATAAACTTAGCGGTAGATTTCCAAGTGCCAAAGATACGCAGATTATTACGTTTTGCCAAGGTTATGACTGCAAAAAGTCACACATAGTAGCTCAAAAGCTAGTCTCTCTTGGTTATACTAAAGTTGCAAACTACTCAGCGGGAGTTCCTGCATGGAAAGAAGCGGGGCTAAAAACAACTAAAGGTGGAAGCGAAGCCGCAGCAAGCGGAGCCGTTGCAAAACTTAGCACACCGTTTATGGGGCCGATCAAAAAAGGGCTTGACATAGGTTCTGTTGACGGCGAATGGTTTTTGGCAAATTATAAAAAATTACCGGCAGGCGTAACTATAGTTGACGTAAGAAGAAGCGATGAGAGAGCGACAGGTTTTGTTCCTGGTTCACTTCATATATCTATTGAAGAAAATGACGAAAAGACATTTTTATCAAAACTTCCTGACACTTATGTAATCTTTCACTGCGCAGCCGGCGGTCGTGCTTTAGAAGCACAGTCTAAGGCTAAAAAAGGTGGCTTTACAAAAGGTGTTTATATAGATGCAGCTGTAAAATGCAAAGGTAGCGAATGCACTTTTACGCCTAACGAGCCACTCGATCCAAGTGATTGGTAA
- a CDS encoding NAD(P)/FAD-dependent oxidoreductase — protein sequence MSQDKIINEVLDELEKNGHKLSRREAMKLIAISPLAAGVLSNAAAPVSAQAASSATGRIVIVGGGLSGVATAAKLCKRLRSPDITVIEPNPISVSYQAGQTLIAAGVYKKEDIIYQTSDFMPKEVNWIQKAAKNFDPENNKVILEDGTEVGYDYLVVAMGVTLNYGAIKGLEGEITTLGNCDEVRKKVGKNGVYSLYFAEGSVDTYDGIQEIIKKAKNLKGNEKLQLIFTDSPTAVKCGGAPKKVMYIANDLIKKAGVRDKVEILFYTNSDKLFGVPEYAKAIEEQFSKRDFKWEFKTRLVAVDTQNQVATFEKTWVEKGEWDKDLEEYEMITKKETFEKKFDFLHVVPPQKAPDAVGKSPLGSPASWVPANKETLQHTAYPNVFAIGDCAAVPLGKTGGSSRKQYHVLVDNLIAVMEKKDKLPAKYDGYTVCPFITSIGTVMFAEFDWSGKPAPSFPLDPTKERWSMWLLKVYMMKPIIFHGMLPGRI from the coding sequence ATGAGCCAAGACAAGATTATCAATGAAGTTCTTGATGAGCTTGAAAAAAATGGTCATAAGCTTTCTCGTAGAGAGGCAATGAAACTTATAGCTATCTCACCTTTAGCGGCGGGAGTGTTGTCAAATGCAGCTGCACCTGTATCAGCCCAAGCTGCCTCTTCGGCTACTGGCAGGATAGTCATCGTTGGAGGCGGTTTGTCCGGTGTTGCGACTGCGGCAAAACTTTGCAAAAGACTAAGAAGCCCAGATATAACCGTGATCGAGCCAAATCCTATATCTGTTTCATATCAGGCCGGTCAGACTCTTATAGCCGCAGGTGTATATAAGAAAGAAGATATTATTTATCAAACAAGTGACTTCATGCCAAAAGAGGTTAATTGGATACAAAAAGCAGCTAAAAATTTCGATCCTGAAAATAACAAAGTGATACTTGAAGACGGCACCGAGGTTGGTTACGACTATCTTGTGGTTGCTATGGGTGTTACTTTAAATTATGGAGCCATAAAAGGTCTTGAGGGTGAGATAACCACTCTTGGAAATTGCGACGAAGTGCGTAAAAAAGTCGGCAAAAACGGTGTTTATTCGCTTTATTTTGCAGAAGGTTCCGTTGATACTTATGATGGTATACAAGAGATAATAAAAAAGGCTAAAAATTTAAAAGGTAACGAAAAACTCCAACTTATCTTTACAGACTCACCTACTGCTGTAAAATGCGGTGGCGCACCTAAAAAGGTAATGTATATCGCAAACGATCTAATTAAAAAAGCAGGCGTAAGAGATAAGGTTGAAATTTTATTTTACACAAATAGCGACAAGCTTTTTGGAGTGCCCGAATATGCAAAAGCTATAGAAGAGCAGTTTAGCAAGCGCGATTTTAAATGGGAATTTAAAACACGTTTGGTAGCGGTAGATACTCAAAATCAAGTTGCAACTTTTGAAAAAACATGGGTCGAAAAAGGCGAGTGGGATAAAGACCTAGAAGAGTATGAGATGATAACCAAAAAGGAAACATTTGAGAAAAAATTTGACTTTTTACATGTTGTTCCACCTCAAAAAGCACCAGATGCTGTAGGTAAATCACCTCTTGGCTCGCCTGCTAGCTGGGTGCCGGCTAATAAAGAAACGCTTCAACATACAGCCTATCCGAATGTCTTTGCTATAGGTGACTGTGCTGCCGTGCCTCTTGGAAAAACCGGCGGAAGCTCTAGAAAACAGTATCACGTGCTTGTGGATAACCTAATCGCCGTAATGGAGAAAAAAGATAAGCTGCCTGCTAAATACGACGGATATACAGTTTGTCCGTTTATCACAAGTATCGGCACCGTAATGTTTGCCGAGTTTGACTGGTCTGGCAAGCCTGCGCCGTCTTTCCCTCTTGATCCGACTAAAGAGCGATGGAGTATGTGGTTGCTTAAGGTATATATGATGAAACCTATAATTTTCCACGGAATGCTACCTGGAAGAATTTAA